One part of the Entelurus aequoreus isolate RoL-2023_Sb linkage group LG05, RoL_Eaeq_v1.1, whole genome shotgun sequence genome encodes these proteins:
- the LOC133651234 gene encoding protein JTB-like: MESSWRVPVLCCRPRVLLLHTLFWCLVALRVFGAALLAEDKTAAVVAPCWLLEEFVVTSECSQCGAFQTRTRAACGHTGYVERVNCTKSNKDDYKSCRSASMEEHLFWKFEAAMLAVTSLSAMVVVARQRWLDRLASEKVRRQIESI; this comes from the exons ATGGAGAGTAGCTGGCGTGTGCCAGTGTTGTGTTGTCGTCCTCGTGTGTTGCTGCTACACACACTCTTCTGGTGCCTCGTGGCCCTCAG GGTGTTTGGAGCTGCCCTGCTGGCTGAAGACAAGACTGCAG CGGTGGTGGCCCCCTGCTGGCTGCTGGAGGAGTTTGTGGTGACCAGCgagtgttcacagtgtggtgcctTCCAGACG AGGACCAGGGCGGCGTGCGGACACACAGGTTACGTGGAGCGCGTCAACTGTACCAAGTCCAACAAAGACGACTACAAGAG CTGCCGCTCCGCCTCCATGGAGGAACATCTCTTCTGGAAGTTTGAGGCGGCCATGTTGGCGGTGACGTCGCTCAGTGCCATGGTTGTGGTCGCACGCCAGCGATGGCTCGATCGCCTCGCCTCAGAGAAAGTTCGCAGACAGATCGAGTCCATATGA